A region from the Ursus arctos isolate Adak ecotype North America unplaced genomic scaffold, UrsArc2.0 scaffold_6, whole genome shotgun sequence genome encodes:
- the POP1 gene encoding ribonucleases P/MRP protein subunit POP1: MSNAKERKHAKKMRNQPTNVTLSSGFVADRGTKYHNGGGRAFQAQKQEHFPGTSRQRQTKTTHSLIDPDVKEQSSSKIMFKKKGGWKAGPEGTSQEIPKYITASTFAQARAAEISAMLKAVTQTSSNSLVFQTLPRHMRRRAMSHNVKRLPRRLQETARKEAEKAVHQKKEHSKNKCHKARRCHKNRVLEFNRRQKKNIWLETHIWHAKRFHMVKKWGYCLGERPTLKSHRACYRAMTNRCLLQDLSYYCCLELKGKEEEILKALSPMCSIDTGLTFAAVHCLSGKRQGSVMLYRANRYPQEMLGPVTFIWKSEGTPGHTSESRQLWIWLHPSLKQDVLEELKAVCQCVEPLKSTVCTPSPLPTTSEEKSQTELPDEKIGKKRKRKDDGESVQPVKKVIGDGTRDPHQPSSWICPATGIVISDLTMEVNRLRLIGPLSHSVLTEALKAASVHTEGEDTEKTPHHWWTETCKNPDSVSLHHRQEAIFELLGGITSPAEIPAGSILGLTVGDPRINLPQKRSKVLPNPEKCQDNENVRQLLLEGVPVDCAHSFLWNQAICKSVTENKISDQDLNRKRSELLVPGSQLVLGPQESKIPILLIQQPGKVTGDDRRGWGSGWDVLLPKGWSMAFWIPFIYRGARVGGLKESVVHSQYKRSPDIPGDFPDCPAGVVFAEEQAKNLLEKYKRHPPAKRPNYVKLGTLAPFCCPWEQLTREWESRVQAQEESSVPFSPSGKESDSRRDKLPCAPMPENTDPRSDEGGTSRSSSNEPQETMDTECPARLGTECVVGQDAPGSLFCVLRSRKWLKQLSTWCGPGSGDRRAARRAPGSGQLAPTRAACLPLLDCFPRALVWVSLALLRKGSPEPHSMICVPAEEDFLHLRRDRLYCGPQESKHSDPFKSEIRKQKEKKKLEKRQNQACAEPEGLAGGHRAAGHQALTLGLWSGPLPAVTSHCSRVLLGFATQGDFSMAVGSGEALGFVSLTGLLDMLSGQPAAERGLVLLRAPASPQYRFARIAVEA, encoded by the exons ATGTctaatgcaaaagaaagaaaacatgctaagaaaatgagaaaccaGCCCACTAATGTGACTTTATCTTCTGGCTTTGTGGCCGATAGGGGCACAAAGTACCATAATGGAGGTGGGAGAGCTTTCCAAGCTCAAAAACAAG aGCATTTTCCTGGAACTTCACGACAGCGGCAAACCAAAACGACCCATTCCCTAATTGATCCTGATGTGAAGGAACAGTCTTCctctaaaataatgtttaaaaaaaagggaggatGGAAAGCAGGTCCTGAGGGCACGTCTCAGGAGATTCCCAAGTATATAACTG CTTCCACTTTTGCTCAAGCCCGAGCCGCTGAAATCAGTGCCATGTTGAAAGCAGTGACCCAGACATCTTCTAACTCGCTGGTGTTCCAGACCCTGCCCCGGCACATGAGGCGGAGAGCCATGAGCCACAATGTCAAGCGCCTTCCCAGACGGTTGCAGGAGACTGCCCGGAAGGAG GCCGAGAAAGCAGTCCAtcagaaaaaagaacattcaaagaataaatgCCATAAAGCTCGAAGATGTCACAAAAACCGGGTGCTAGAATTCAACCGTAGACAAAAGAAGAACATATGGTTAGAAACTCACATCTGGCACGCCAAACGGTTTCACATGGTCAAGAAGTGGGGCTACTGTCTTGGGGAGAGGCCGACGCTGAAGAGCCACAGAGCCTGCTACCGAGCCATGACAAACCGTTGCCTCCTTCAG GATTTATCCTACTACTGTTGTTTGGAGTTGAAgggcaaagaggaagaaatactGAAGGCCCTTTCTCCGATGTGTAGCATAGATACAG GACTGACGTTCGCGGCCGTTCACTGCCTGTCTGGGAAGCGCCAAGGTAGTGTCATGCTTTATCGGGCAAACAGATACCCTCAAGAGATGCTGGGGCCTGTCACGTTTATTTGGAAGTCTGAGGGGACCCCCGGCCACACTTCGGAGAGCAGGCAGCTGTGGATCTGGCTTCATCCATCGCTTAAGCAG GATGTTTTAGAGGAGCTCAAAGCAGTGTGCCAGTGTGTGGAACCCCTTAAATCAACAgtctgcacccccagccccctgccgACAACATCGGAAGAAAAAAGCCAAACTGAACTGCCTGATGAGAAAATtggcaagaaaagaaaacggAAAGATGATGGAGAAAGTGTTCAACCCGTTAAAAAAGTTATCGGTGACGGAACTAGAGATCCCCATCAACCATCTTCTTGGATCTGTCCAGCCACAGGCATTGTAATCAG TGATTTGACGATGGAGGTGAACAGGCTGCGGTTGATCGGTCCACTTTCCCACTCTGTCCTGACTGAGGCGCTAAAAGCCGCTTCTGTCCACACC GagggagaggacacagagaagacACCTCACCACTGGTGGACTGAAACCTGTAAGAATCCTGATAGCGTTTCCCTTCATCACAGACAAGAAGCCATTTTTGAGTTGTTGGGAG gaATAACATCACCAGCAGAAATTCCAGCCGGGAGTATTTTGGGATTGACAGTTGGGGATCCTCGAATAAATTTGCCTCAAAAGAGGTCCAAAGTTTTGCCCAATCCAGAAAAATGCCAAG aTAATGAGAATGTTAGACAGCTGCTTCTGGAGGGTGTGCCTGTGGACTGTGCGCATAGCTTTCTTTGGAACCAAGCAATCTGTAAGAGTGTCACAGAGAATAAAATCTCGGATCAG GATTTAAACCGGAAGAGAAGTGAATTGCTGGTGCCCGGGTCACAGCTTGTTCTAGGTCCCCAGGAATCCAAGATACCCATCCTTTTGATTCAGCAGCCAGGAAAGGTGACCGGTGATGACCGACGTGGCTGGGGAAGTGGCTGGGACGTCCTGCTCCCAAAGGGCTGGAGCATGGCTTTCTGGATTCCGTTT ATCTATCGAGGCGCAAGAGTTGGCGGGTTAAAAGAGTCTGTGGTGCATTCTCAGTATAAAAGGTCACCTGACATCCCCGGTGATTTCCCAGACTGCCCCGCGGGGGTTGTGTTTGCTGAAGAGCAAGCCAAGAATCTCCTTGAAAAGTACAAAAG GCACCCTCCTGCAAAACGGCCCAACTATGTGAAGCTTGGCACCCTGGCACCTTTCTGCTGTCCCTGGGAGCAGTTAACTCGGGAGTGGGAGTCAAGAGTCCAGGCCCAAGAGGAATCCTCTGTGCCCTTCTCTCCAAGTGGCAAGGAGAGTGACTCAAGAAGAGACAAGTTGCCTTGTGCTCCCATGCCCGAAAACACAGATCCGCGGTCTGATGAAGGGGGCACATCTCGGAGCAGCTCCAACGAGCCCCAAGAAACAATGGACACAGAGTGCCCAGCCCGGCTGGGGACCGAGTGTGTAGTGGGTCAGGATGCCCCTGGCAGTCTCTTCTGTGTTCTGCG GAGTAGGAAATGGCTGAAGCAGCTGTCGACCTGGTGTGGGCCCGGCTCCGGGGACAGGCGGGCGGCCCGGCGGGCTCCCGGCAGCGGGCAGCTGGCACCGACCAGGGCGGCCTGCCTGCCCCTCTTGGACTGCTTCCCCAGGGCCCTGGTGTGGGTCAGCCTGGCCCTGCTGAGGAAGGGCAGCCCCGAGCCGCACTCCATGATCTGTGTCCCAGCCGAAGAGGACTTCCTCCACCTCCGTCGGGATCGGCTGTACTGTGGGCCCCAGGAATCCAAGCACAGCGACCCCTTCAAGAGCGAGATCCGtaaacagaaggagaagaagaaactaGAGAAGAGGCAGAACCAGGCATGTGCTGAGCCCGAGGGTCTGGCCGGGGGGCACCGTGCAGCCGGGCACCAAGCTCTGACCCTGGGCTTGTGGTCAGGCCCCCTCCCGGCGGTGACTTCTCACTGCTCCAGAGTTCTCCTCGGCTTTGCCACGCAGGGAGACTTTTCCATGGCCGTCGGCAGCGGAGAAGCCCTGGGGTTTGTTAGCTTGACGGGCTTGTTGGATATGCTGTCCGGccagccagcagcggagaggggCCTCGTGCTGCTGAGGGCGCCCGCCTCCCCGCAGTATCGGTTTGCGAGAATTGCCGTGGAGGCGTGA